Proteins encoded together in one Juglans regia cultivar Chandler chromosome 9, Walnut 2.0, whole genome shotgun sequence window:
- the LOC108981000 gene encoding transcription factor MYB98-like, which translates to MELQTKLMENLGSQPMLFSPTYSLKPYMKDEFSFGTPSSKCLLQDFHHPDHEFHANGFASNPIFGVQTHGCHDSLDNFTYGFSTECKPFAENGGHGHVMDNFQSGGRYLSFPQTNPADIVATDDHQGPMAFTTTFQDVKPVNFIVPDEVSCITSEIGYYKKFGMNKNRALPTTTREYKGRKRSNLVKGQWTTEEDRLLIQLVQQYGVRKWSHIAQMLPAGRIGKQCRERWHNHLRPDIKKDTWSEEEDKVLIQAHGEVGNKWAEIAKRLPGRTENSIKNHWNATKRRQFSKRKCRSKYPRSSLLQEYIKSLNLDSNTVQNQTKTNASNDGGTTIHDNTQLKLKALTQPKIITSTEFYPDNSEYYDFHEVLDFCFDGNLSRESCSIGSLLGDYMHCTLTVDKKDLDEESWPNSALDHVVDDHEENVVCDPVVDEKDFEMDVPVLDMNPEVECESKKELDLVEMISQIIEIK; encoded by the exons ATGGAGCTTCAAACTAAGCTGATGGAAAATCTTGGCTCCCAACCCATGCTTTTCTCTCCAACTTACAGCTTGAAACCCTACATGAAAGatgaattttcttttggaacTCCTTCATCAAAGTGTTTGTTGCAAGATTTTCACCATCCTGATCATGAGTTTCATGCTAATGGGTTTGCATCAAATCCCATTTTTGGGGTCCAAACTCATGGGTGTCATGATTCATTAGATAATTTCACTTATGGATTCTCAACCGAGTGTAAGCCATTTGCAGAAAATGGTGGGCATGGTCATGTTATGGACAATTTCCAAAGTGGAGGCCGATACTTAAGTTTTCCTCAGACAAATCCCGCCGATATTGTGGCAACAGATGATCATCAGGGTCCCATGGCCTTCACAACTACTTTCCAAGATGTGAAACCTGTGAATTTTATCGTACCAGATGAAGTCTCATGCATAACATCGGAAATTGGGTACTACAAAAAATTTGGCATGAATAAGAATAGGGCATTGCCAACAACTACAAGGGAATATAAAGGTCGGAAAAGGTCTAATTTGGTTAAGGGCCAATGGACGACTGAAGAAGACAG GCTCTTGATTCAACTGGTTCAGCAATATGGAGTGAGGAAATGGTCTCATATTGCTCAAATGTTGCCAGCTGGGAGGATAGGAAAGCAGTGTAGAGAGAGATGGCATAATCATCTTAGGCCTGATATCAAG AAGGATACGTGGAGTGAAGAGGAGGACAAGGTACTCATTCAGGCGCATGGAGAAGTAGGAAACAAATGGGCAGAGATTGCAAAGAGGCTGCCTGGAAGAACCGAAAACTCCATTAAAAACCACTGGAATGCAACCAAAAGAAGGCAATTCTCGAAACGAAAATGTCGTTCAAAATACCCTAGAAGCTCCCTTCTACAAGAATACATCAAGAGCTTGAATTTGGACTCAAACACGGTGCAAAACCAGACAAAAACAAATGCTAGTAATGACGGCGGCACAACCATTCATGATAACACACAGCTCAAACTCAAAGCACTAACTCAGCCAAAGATCATCACCAGTACGGAGTTTTACCCTGACAATTCGGAGTACTATGATTTTCATGAGGTCCTGGATTTTTGTTTCGATGGAAACTTGTCTCGTGAAAGCTGTAGCATTGGTTCTCTTCTCGGTGACTACATGCATTGCACTCTAACTGTTGACAAGAAAGATTTGGACGAGGAAAGCTGGCCTAATTCTGCTCTTGATCATGTGGTTGATGATCATGAGGAGAATGTAGTTTGTGATCCAGTTGTGGATGAGAAAGATTTTGAGATGGATGTCCCAGTACTGGATATGAATCCAGAGGTAGAGTGTGAGTCGAAGAAGGAGCTGGATTTGGTGGAGATGATCTCTCAAatcattgaaataaaatga